The Methanothrix soehngenii GP6 genome has a window encoding:
- a CDS encoding acylphosphatase — MKRKIEIIGPKVHGVGYRYFLMNQAMFMGVNGFAAQNQLGKNGQQEVWVIIEGSKGPLDAFSTFAQTKRPDDAEVSDVIIKDFEGFVPRMVDFALILTAGQIVKAIPIIQEIKGHTAETAESLREDRLVRMERDIQAIKARLGMP; from the coding sequence ATGAAAAGGAAAATTGAGATCATCGGCCCTAAGGTGCATGGAGTTGGCTACAGGTACTTTCTGATGAACCAGGCCATGTTTATGGGAGTAAATGGTTTTGCTGCCCAAAACCAGCTAGGCAAGAATGGCCAGCAAGAGGTGTGGGTGATCATAGAAGGATCTAAGGGTCCACTCGATGCTTTCAGTACCTTTGCACAGACAAAGCGTCCTGATGACGCAGAAGTATCGGATGTAATTATCAAGGATTTCGAAGGGTTTGTTCCTCGAATGGTTGACTTTGCCTTAATTCTTACCGCAGGACAGATTGTAAAAGCAATCCCGATAATACAGGAGATAAAAGGCCACACTGCAGAGACGGCAGAGAGTCTGCGAGAAGATAGGCTCGTCAGAATGGAGAGGGATATTCAGGCAATAAAAGCAAGACTAGGGATGCCATAG
- a CDS encoding exodeoxyribonuclease III: MPSMRILSWNVNGLRAIYKKGFVDWLLKDRPDVLCLQEIKATEDQIPKELKGLPGYISFFSPGARKGRDGVALFTKIKTLSLEYSLGLPGFDDEQRAIVADYGDFLLFDVYFPNGKASKERLSYKMRFYDLFLDLMDRLVAEGRDIVICGDVNTAHKEIDLARPKPNEKISGFLPEERAWIDRLIEHGFLDTFRLFHPEGEKYSFWDMKTRARERNVGWRIDYFFVSLGMRDRVKSAFILDDVYGSDHCPVGIEIEL; this comes from the coding sequence ATGCCATCCATGAGAATTCTGTCCTGGAATGTGAACGGCTTGAGAGCCATCTATAAGAAGGGTTTTGTGGACTGGCTTCTTAAAGACCGTCCCGATGTGCTCTGCCTCCAGGAGATCAAGGCGACAGAGGATCAGATTCCAAAAGAGCTCAAAGGCCTCCCCGGATACATATCGTTTTTCAGTCCGGGCGCCAGAAAGGGGCGGGATGGAGTGGCCCTTTTCACTAAGATCAAAACCCTGAGCCTGGAGTACTCATTGGGCCTGCCTGGCTTTGATGATGAGCAGAGGGCGATTGTTGCCGACTATGGGGATTTTCTGCTATTCGATGTCTACTTCCCCAACGGCAAGGCCTCAAAGGAGAGGTTGAGCTATAAGATGAGGTTCTATGATCTGTTCCTCGATCTCATGGACCGGCTTGTGGCCGAGGGCAGAGATATTGTGATCTGCGGCGATGTTAACACCGCCCATAAGGAGATCGATCTCGCCCGGCCCAAGCCGAATGAGAAGATATCAGGATTCCTTCCGGAGGAGAGGGCCTGGATCGACCGATTGATAGAGCACGGCTTCCTGGACACCTTCCGCCTCTTTCATCCTGAAGGGGAAAAATACTCCTTCTGGGATATGAAAACCAGGGCTCGCGAGCGCAATGTTGGCTGGAGGATCGACTACTTCTTCGTCTCTTTAGGCATGCGGGATCGGGTGAAATCGGCTTTTATCCTCGATGATGTCTATGGCTCCGACCACTGCCCGGTGGGAATCGAGATCGAGTTATGA
- a CDS encoding pyridoxamine 5'-phosphate oxidase family protein, protein MSAKLMEYFNRQPRLGILGTASKDGIVDVAVMGSLQMIDEKTITAAFARGRTFANLQENPNAVYMIMNQGSEILDWKGIRVYLRMREYVTSGPQLESYKSQVAKVVGEQAAEMVHVMVTFDLTEVRPLIDAGQGWEKSI, encoded by the coding sequence ATGTCAGCAAAATTGATGGAGTACTTCAACCGGCAGCCGAGGCTTGGCATTCTTGGCACTGCGAGCAAGGATGGAATAGTGGATGTGGCAGTTATGGGCTCGCTTCAGATGATCGATGAGAAGACGATCACCGCGGCGTTTGCTCGGGGTCGCACATTTGCCAACCTGCAGGAGAACCCAAATGCGGTCTATATGATAATGAATCAGGGCTCGGAGATCCTTGATTGGAAAGGGATTCGGGTCTATCTGCGGATGAGAGAGTATGTCACGTCCGGGCCGCAGCTGGAGAGCTACAAGAGCCAGGTGGCCAAGGTCGTTGGCGAGCAGGCGGCGGAGATGGTCCATGTGATGGTCACATTCGATCTGACGGAGGTCCGGCCTCTGATAGACGCCGGCCAGGGCTGGGAGAAGTCCATCTGA
- a CDS encoding DUF1616 domain-containing protein, which produces MRTARQIPWYLIASILISLSAIALANLFAPPLKEAGSYLALALVILIPGYLAVLSLFPAAGDLDLNRRFLLSLGASLLLAGLISLILYLTPRGLQAASLATILSFLVLFLAALSYLRWSAIPRNRRFVIGAKRSYRSRRTSGRISSGFVSSRGPLLIALAAVLVLAGLALAFYHYQPGMNFLSSPKGHTDLEVTWPKSELGDSSEGQYTTLAAGRDLEARARIDNHEGIPVNYSLRLAFDNSTIFVKGLRLADNETWESMLGFVLEGQPGQQRLDLLLFKEGDSTAPCKSEHLLVDLVDDQSEDQEEMENSTNESMASSDGLPVSFEEKTKVTVLSAGGGGSSVAQVSGSAASSSSSAKSKPQSAATETEKKNATETTEYPPPAKAAVETGAVTEPTDASSGEIKAQPKASSITSEESPYPEEAESLSSSNSTNQAASKISVLPDNASGPENVSSSIFLSTNLSTSSSANLSSSAASDEQINPVPEDVNTVKNPARYGTIPGQPAEGDSIINHPPVLQSLQSSMPSPQTKGTAIIWRAEAIDPDGDRILYRFLLNGEEMKNWSRSGSWSFLTHYLPAGEYVITVQAMDGLHSPSDSFDSSLNATMVILEQNQPPILRELESDRKSPSPQGSLITWTASAADPDLDEISYRFLLDGQDMTGWMPSNSWVWNSSGVMAGDHKITVQIMDGSHASQNSFDCEMNRPYALKESTIGSPIESSAESSTPLLVSSPEDPSKPADVPAGASSTASLNQIPMFAELKPDAISPLETDAIINWTARAADPDGDELSYKFLLDGQDMTGWSSSSSWTWDTSDAPPGTHRITVLARDGKHAPTDSFDGSIDAEFTLMDKNLPPVLSSLVPDLSSPRVLGETIVWKAEAMDPDNDPILYKFQLGGKDMIRWSESNSWSWSTRGLSAGDYQITVLVRDGRHASEYSFDNSLAKSFRLKTSIDQQIDLLMSQRGFNASGDTEYSSSDIMLKVADT; this is translated from the coding sequence TTGAGGACTGCCAGGCAGATTCCCTGGTACCTTATCGCATCCATTCTGATCTCTTTATCAGCGATTGCTCTGGCTAATCTTTTTGCTCCACCGCTGAAAGAGGCCGGCTCATATCTTGCTTTAGCTCTGGTGATACTGATACCCGGCTACCTCGCAGTCCTCTCCCTCTTTCCAGCCGCCGGCGACCTGGATTTGAATAGACGCTTTCTTCTCTCTCTGGGGGCCTCTCTGTTATTGGCAGGGCTCATCAGTCTGATTCTGTATCTTACCCCCAGGGGGCTCCAGGCGGCATCCCTGGCCACTATTCTCTCTTTTCTTGTGCTATTTCTTGCCGCCCTATCCTATCTCCGCTGGTCGGCTATACCTCGCAACAGGAGGTTTGTGATCGGAGCGAAGAGGAGCTATCGCAGTCGCAGGACATCTGGCCGCATCTCATCAGGCTTCGTCTCCTCCCGGGGCCCTCTTCTGATCGCCCTGGCCGCAGTCCTCGTTCTGGCTGGTCTGGCCCTGGCCTTTTATCATTATCAACCTGGCATGAATTTCTTATCCTCTCCCAAGGGCCATACCGATCTGGAGGTCACCTGGCCGAAGAGCGAGCTTGGCGATTCATCCGAAGGGCAATACACGACTCTTGCCGCTGGCCGCGACCTGGAAGCGCGGGCGAGGATCGACAACCATGAAGGTATTCCGGTCAATTACTCCCTCCGGCTGGCCTTTGACAATTCCACCATCTTCGTCAAAGGCCTGCGTCTGGCTGATAATGAGACCTGGGAGAGCATGCTGGGCTTTGTGCTTGAGGGACAGCCAGGACAGCAGAGGCTTGATCTCCTCCTATTCAAAGAAGGGGACAGCACTGCCCCCTGCAAATCTGAGCATCTTCTGGTCGATCTGGTTGATGATCAGTCCGAGGATCAGGAAGAAATGGAAAACAGCACAAACGAATCAATGGCGAGCTCTGACGGCTTGCCAGTCTCATTTGAAGAGAAGACAAAGGTCACAGTCCTGAGTGCCGGAGGCGGTGGCAGCTCTGTCGCCCAGGTTAGCGGATCTGCAGCCTCCAGCTCCTCTTCTGCCAAATCAAAGCCACAATCCGCTGCAACTGAAACGGAAAAAAAGAATGCCACGGAGACGACAGAATATCCGCCGCCAGCAAAGGCTGCTGTCGAGACCGGTGCAGTCACTGAGCCGACTGATGCGAGCAGCGGCGAGATAAAAGCCCAGCCCAAGGCCAGCAGCATAACCTCTGAGGAAAGCCCTTATCCCGAGGAGGCTGAATCCCTCTCCAGCTCAAATTCCACGAATCAGGCGGCATCTAAGATTTCAGTCCTCCCTGATAATGCATCTGGCCCTGAGAATGTGTCCTCATCCATCTTCCTATCTACAAATCTATCCACATCTTCCTCTGCTAATCTGTCCTCATCTGCAGCGTCAGATGAACAGATAAATCCCGTGCCAGAAGATGTCAACACGGTCAAGAATCCAGCAAGGTACGGCACCATCCCCGGTCAGCCCGCAGAAGGAGATTCCATTATCAACCATCCGCCGGTTCTGCAGAGCCTCCAATCGAGCATGCCCAGCCCTCAGACAAAGGGCACAGCGATCATCTGGAGAGCAGAGGCTATAGATCCGGACGGTGACAGGATCCTCTATCGCTTCCTCCTCAATGGTGAAGAGATGAAAAATTGGTCCAGATCCGGCAGCTGGAGCTTTCTCACGCATTATCTGCCCGCGGGCGAATATGTCATCACCGTCCAGGCTATGGATGGCCTTCATTCACCGTCGGACTCATTTGATAGCTCTTTGAATGCCACCATGGTCATCCTGGAACAAAACCAGCCACCCATTCTGAGGGAGCTGGAGTCTGACCGGAAGAGCCCCAGCCCACAGGGATCCCTGATCACCTGGACCGCCAGCGCAGCAGATCCAGACCTGGATGAGATATCATACCGCTTCCTCCTCGATGGCCAGGATATGACCGGCTGGATGCCATCGAATTCCTGGGTATGGAATAGCTCTGGAGTGATGGCAGGAGATCATAAGATCACCGTTCAGATAATGGACGGCTCTCATGCCAGCCAGAACTCCTTTGACTGCGAGATGAATCGGCCTTACGCCCTGAAGGAATCGACAATAGGCTCTCCGATCGAATCGTCTGCAGAATCCTCAACTCCTCTTCTTGTAAGCTCTCCTGAAGATCCATCAAAGCCAGCAGATGTTCCCGCGGGCGCATCCTCCACTGCATCCCTCAATCAGATCCCGATGTTCGCAGAGCTGAAGCCGGATGCAATCAGTCCACTCGAAACAGACGCTATCATAAATTGGACTGCCAGAGCTGCAGATCCTGATGGAGACGAGCTATCCTACAAGTTCCTCCTCGATGGCCAGGATATGACCGGCTGGTCCTCTTCCTCTTCCTGGACCTGGGACACATCTGATGCTCCCCCCGGCACGCATAGGATCACTGTCCTGGCCAGGGACGGCAAGCACGCTCCTACGGACTCTTTCGATGGCTCAATAGATGCTGAATTCACATTAATGGACAAAAATCTGCCTCCCGTCCTCTCAAGCCTTGTGCCGGATCTCTCCAGCCCTCGGGTTCTGGGGGAGACCATCGTCTGGAAGGCGGAGGCCATGGACCCGGACAACGATCCCATCCTTTACAAGTTCCAGCTTGGAGGAAAGGATATGATTAGATGGTCAGAGTCGAATAGCTGGAGCTGGTCGACCCGGGGCCTCTCCGCGGGCGACTACCAGATCACCGTCCTGGTCAGGGATGGCCGCCACGCATCCGAGTATTCATTCGATAACTCTCTGGCGAAAAGCTTCCGCCTCAAGACCTCCATAGATCAACAGATAGACCTGCTGATGAGCCAGAGGGGCTTTAATGCCTCAGGAGATACTGAATATAGCTCCTCTGACATCATGCTAAAGGTGGCTGATACATAG
- a CDS encoding lysylphosphatidylglycerol synthase transmembrane domain-containing protein, translating into MNERLKATLFAALMSLASIIFILYYTDADISWELISRVNGWFLLLAVALHVLSWILYSLRLKLLASMAGHQITFPLSFRCTLASNFLAAITPSSAGGEPLRIKVLADDGMSYGAATAVVISERLLDSIFFLTSLAFFLMVSGFFAGFGLKVGAIFLLFLLAFLAFLRQLIIRPKRVARLMEWIKKKTGNRAIVLTIEREIWLFRDAGIQLAKETMRCLPVLVVMTALIWFSDFLVPSALLAGMAQDPSILLSVTAQNILAIVSLLPLTPGASGIAELGMSYLYSTFVSPALLLPLIVLWRLITYFFNIVVGAAFAGAAINGMIKK; encoded by the coding sequence ATGAATGAGAGATTGAAGGCCACATTGTTCGCAGCTCTGATGAGCCTGGCCTCCATTATCTTCATTCTCTATTATACCGATGCTGATATAAGTTGGGAGTTGATCTCCCGGGTCAACGGGTGGTTCCTTCTTCTGGCGGTAGCCCTTCATGTGCTCTCCTGGATACTTTACTCTCTCAGGCTCAAGCTGCTTGCATCCATGGCCGGTCACCAAATAACCTTCCCTCTCTCCTTCAGATGCACCCTGGCCTCGAACTTCCTTGCCGCTATCACTCCATCCTCTGCTGGAGGAGAGCCCCTGCGAATCAAGGTCCTGGCAGATGACGGCATGAGCTATGGTGCTGCGACGGCGGTGGTGATAAGCGAGAGGCTCCTTGATAGCATATTCTTCTTGACCTCACTGGCCTTTTTCCTCATGGTCTCCGGCTTTTTCGCCGGCTTCGGCCTGAAGGTTGGAGCGATATTCCTGCTCTTTCTCCTGGCTTTCCTGGCATTTCTCAGGCAGCTCATCATCCGGCCGAAGAGGGTTGCCCGTCTGATGGAGTGGATCAAGAAGAAGACCGGCAACCGAGCCATCGTCCTCACCATAGAGCGGGAGATATGGCTATTCAGGGACGCAGGAATTCAGCTTGCTAAAGAGACAATGCGTTGTTTGCCGGTACTGGTGGTGATGACGGCATTAATCTGGTTTAGCGATTTTCTGGTTCCCTCTGCCTTATTGGCGGGTATGGCTCAGGATCCCAGCATTCTTCTCTCAGTCACCGCCCAGAACATCCTGGCGATAGTGAGCCTCTTGCCGTTGACCCCTGGGGCCAGCGGCATAGCCGAGCTGGGAATGAGCTACCTTTATTCCACCTTTGTCTCTCCCGCCTTGCTGCTGCCTCTGATCGTCCTGTGGCGTTTGATCACCTATTTCTTTAACATCGTCGTAGGTGCAGCTTTCGCCGGAGCGGCCATCAATGGAATGATTAAAAAATAG
- a CDS encoding response regulator, producing MTIRSTLNILIAEDNPVNQKVAQLMLQRLGHRTDLAANGQEVLRALENQSCDLVLMDIQMPKMDGIEATKHIRSRWQQGPKIIAITSFDPEFCREQCFSAGVDDFINKPIRMNELDAAIDRNMSLSSSKSGPLLFQPI from the coding sequence ATGACAATCAGATCCACCCTGAACATCCTCATCGCCGAGGATAATCCAGTGAACCAGAAGGTAGCTCAACTCATGCTGCAGAGACTTGGCCACCGGACGGACCTGGCGGCAAATGGTCAGGAGGTCTTGCGGGCCCTGGAAAATCAGTCTTGCGATCTGGTGCTCATGGATATCCAGATGCCAAAGATGGATGGTATCGAGGCCACCAAACACATCCGCAGCCGCTGGCAACAGGGTCCCAAGATAATAGCCATCACCTCCTTCGATCCAGAGTTCTGCCGCGAGCAATGCTTTAGCGCCGGGGTGGACGACTTCATCAACAAGCCGATCAGAATGAATGAGCTTGACGCTGCCATCGATCGCAATATGAGCCTTAGCAGCAGCAAGAGCGGACCCCTCCTTTTCCAGCCTATCTGA
- a CDS encoding type B DNA-directed DNA polymerase, producing MIRKMPGRPDHLSGRKRWMWIFDSYYKGTVELWGRENGPIKVSLPFPNSFYMHLRDPPAYREMLAALEGLYRVEECDFKTIFGPLEGYRIFAGRKVAEKIEIQTRYSAQLYNVDIRNDQCYLAEHDLFPCGESEESRFSPDFAVPLTRLEVEVKAVGAGGASLRPGTEISSIQICRDRTRSLNGPERTVIADLMELISSYNPDLILFPYADSWVPAMVRKAERYGLEPAFSRSGWFKSMASKSYWSYGRANHKEGALIPEGRVLIDTAKSFVYREGGLKGVLMASRLSGLSPNLTSRFTPGTLISSYEVFEALRRGMVVPFRKSDVESARKITDLKACDRGGMMFQPDPGVYEQVHQIDFTSLYPSIIVKYNLSPESLDHPEVKGFLATVITSLLNLRIETKRRKKTNPEYRGIDSVLKWMLVTCFGYTGYRNAKFGQIQVHERITAISRELLMDIKELAEDMDFEVLHGIVDCLWVRGGPISIYKEAVEQMTGILTEVDSFDWIAFLPMADGSGSYTRYFGRLDKGRMKVRGVAARRGDTPRYLQRMQMDLFELLAGAANREELRLCKPRAEEVRRRYERDLMDARVAVRELAVRRRLSRTNYSRRCAEASAVQALKIAGRHPAPGMVVGYVVADAGRWEVDLEEEASEYDAEYYGKLLEKAWEEVAFVFRP from the coding sequence ATGATCCGAAAGATGCCGGGCAGGCCCGACCATCTTTCCGGAAGGAAGCGCTGGATGTGGATCTTCGACTCGTATTATAAGGGCACAGTGGAGCTATGGGGCAGAGAAAACGGCCCGATAAAGGTCAGCCTTCCTTTTCCCAATTCATTTTATATGCACCTGAGAGATCCTCCCGCCTACAGGGAGATGCTCGCCGCATTGGAAGGCCTCTACCGGGTGGAGGAGTGTGATTTCAAGACCATCTTCGGCCCTCTGGAGGGCTACAGGATCTTCGCCGGCCGCAAAGTGGCGGAGAAGATCGAGATCCAGACCCGCTACTCTGCCCAGCTTTACAATGTGGACATAAGGAATGATCAGTGCTACCTTGCCGAGCACGACCTCTTCCCCTGCGGGGAGAGTGAAGAATCCCGTTTCTCTCCGGATTTCGCAGTCCCCCTGACCCGTCTGGAGGTGGAGGTAAAGGCAGTGGGCGCAGGGGGCGCCTCCCTCCGGCCCGGGACGGAGATCTCCTCCATCCAGATCTGCAGGGATAGAACGAGAAGTCTGAACGGACCGGAGAGGACGGTCATTGCCGACCTGATGGAGCTGATCAGCTCCTACAACCCGGACCTGATCCTCTTTCCCTATGCCGACAGCTGGGTTCCGGCAATGGTCCGCAAGGCGGAAAGGTACGGGCTTGAGCCGGCCTTCAGCCGCAGCGGCTGGTTCAAATCGATGGCCTCCAAATCCTACTGGAGCTATGGCCGGGCCAACCACAAAGAGGGCGCACTCATTCCTGAGGGGCGGGTGCTCATAGACACCGCCAAAAGCTTCGTCTATCGGGAAGGTGGGCTGAAGGGAGTGCTGATGGCCTCCAGGCTCTCCGGCCTCTCTCCGAACCTCACCTCTCGCTTCACCCCCGGCACTCTGATCTCCAGCTATGAGGTCTTTGAGGCCCTGCGCCGGGGGATGGTCGTCCCCTTCCGGAAGAGCGATGTGGAGAGCGCAAGGAAGATCACCGATCTGAAGGCCTGTGACCGGGGTGGTATGATGTTTCAGCCCGATCCCGGGGTTTATGAACAGGTCCACCAGATCGATTTTACCTCACTATATCCGTCCATCATCGTGAAGTACAATCTCTCCCCGGAGAGCCTGGATCATCCGGAGGTGAAGGGCTTTCTCGCAACAGTGATCACTTCGTTGCTCAACCTTCGAATTGAGACCAAGAGGCGGAAGAAGACCAACCCCGAGTACAGAGGAATCGACTCGGTGCTGAAGTGGATGCTGGTGACCTGCTTTGGCTATACCGGATATCGAAATGCCAAGTTCGGCCAGATCCAGGTGCACGAGAGGATCACCGCCATCTCCCGGGAGCTGCTCATGGATATCAAGGAGCTGGCTGAGGATATGGATTTCGAGGTCCTGCACGGCATTGTGGACTGCCTCTGGGTCCGGGGCGGGCCTATTTCGATTTACAAGGAGGCGGTGGAGCAGATGACCGGCATTCTCACCGAGGTGGACAGCTTTGACTGGATAGCCTTCCTGCCCATGGCCGACGGCTCAGGGTCGTATACCCGCTACTTCGGCCGGCTGGATAAGGGCAGGATGAAGGTTCGGGGAGTGGCTGCTCGGAGAGGAGACACCCCACGCTATTTGCAAAGAATGCAGATGGATCTGTTCGAGCTTCTGGCAGGGGCAGCGAACAGGGAGGAGCTCCGTCTCTGCAAGCCCCGGGCAGAGGAGGTCCGCAGAAGGTACGAACGGGATCTCATGGATGCCAGGGTCGCGGTCCGGGAGCTGGCCGTACGTCGCCGGCTGAGCAGGACAAATTACAGCCGCCGCTGTGCTGAGGCCTCTGCTGTTCAGGCCCTCAAGATCGCCGGACGTCATCCTGCTCCCGGGATGGTGGTCGGATATGTGGTGGCGGATGCCGGACGCTGGGAGGTCGATTTGGAGGAGGAGGCATCGGAGTATGATGCAGAATACTACGGCAAGCTTCTGGAGAAGGCCTGGGAGGAGGTAGCCTTTGTCTTCAGACCGTAG
- a CDS encoding glycosyltransferase family 4 protein yields the protein MKIIQVSPYFPPHLGGVEYHVKELADGLAKRGHQVTVASSCGRWNNGFVRIPSIDLFYVPIPIKRPNLEADIYHSHVPSPLFAFVLRDSSPHVVTYHNDVVIPGNLNGHYLPRPVGAAVEGVNRKIIRPILDRAKIVISTTKSYAETSPILKDYIHKTKIVPNAVDVSLYPRKREKKGYVLYAGRLLHYKGIESLIQAMSEVQKKADLELVLVGDGYDRSRLEEMARRLDVRARFTGRLDRSRFIDTLSHAEVLVLPTQNRLEAFGIVLLEAMACETPVLAFKTPGVAEVAGEGGMIYSSPGELGEMILELHESPNLRMNLGRKGRMAVEEKYSWPRALDMMESVYREVA from the coding sequence ATGAAGATCATTCAGGTATCTCCCTATTTTCCCCCTCATCTGGGCGGGGTTGAGTATCATGTGAAGGAGCTGGCCGACGGCCTGGCGAAGAGGGGCCACCAGGTAACTGTAGCCTCATCATGCGGAAGATGGAATAACGGATTCGTCCGCATTCCCAGCATCGACCTTTTTTATGTTCCTATTCCCATCAAGCGGCCCAACCTTGAGGCGGACATATATCATAGCCATGTGCCCAGCCCCCTGTTTGCCTTCGTGCTCAGAGATTCGTCTCCTCATGTGGTCACCTACCATAACGATGTGGTGATCCCGGGGAACCTGAATGGACACTATCTCCCTCGACCCGTTGGGGCAGCGGTTGAGGGGGTGAACAGGAAGATCATCCGGCCCATCCTGGACCGGGCAAAAATCGTGATTTCAACCACAAAAAGCTATGCAGAAACCTCTCCCATCTTGAAGGACTACATTCATAAGACGAAGATAGTGCCCAATGCAGTGGACGTATCCCTTTATCCCCGGAAGAGAGAGAAGAAGGGCTATGTTCTCTATGCTGGCAGGCTGCTGCACTACAAAGGAATCGAGTCCCTAATCCAGGCCATGAGCGAGGTGCAGAAGAAGGCCGACCTCGAGCTGGTCCTTGTAGGGGATGGCTACGACCGAAGCCGCCTGGAGGAGATGGCCAGAAGGCTTGATGTCAGGGCCAGGTTCACCGGCAGGCTGGATCGGTCCCGGTTCATCGATACCCTCTCTCATGCCGAGGTTCTGGTCCTCCCCACCCAGAACCGCCTGGAGGCATTTGGCATCGTCCTTCTCGAGGCCATGGCCTGCGAGACTCCCGTCCTGGCTTTCAAAACTCCTGGGGTGGCTGAGGTGGCAGGAGAGGGGGGAATGATCTATTCCAGCCCCGGGGAGCTGGGCGAGATGATACTCGAGCTGCATGAGAGCCCGAACCTGAGGATGAACCTCGGCCGGAAGGGCAGAATGGCGGTGGAAGAGAAGTACTCCTGGCCGCGAGCCCTGGATATGATGGAGTCGGTCTACAGAGAAGTGGCCTGA